A single Macaca mulatta isolate MMU2019108-1 chromosome 15, T2T-MMU8v2.0, whole genome shotgun sequence DNA region contains:
- the TMEM8B gene encoding transmembrane protein 8B isoform X4, translating to MNMPQSLGNQPLPPEPPSLGTPAEGPGTTSPPEHCWPVRPTLRNELDTFSVHFYIFFGPSVALPPERPAVFAMRLLPVLDSGGVLSLELQLNASSVRQENVTVFGCLTHEVPLSLGDAAVTCSKESLAGFLLSVSATTRVARLRIPFPQTGTWFLALRSLCGVGPRFVRCRNATAEVRMRTFLSPCVDDCGPYGQCKLLRTHNYLYAACECKAGWRGWGCTDSADALTYGFQLLSTLLLCLSNLMFLPPVVLAIRSRYVLEAAVYTFTMFFSTFYHACDQPGIVVFCIMDYDVLQFCDFLGSLMSVWVTVIAMARLQPVVKQVLYLLGAMLLSMALQLDRHGLWNLLGPSLFALGILATAWTVRSVRRRHCYPPTWRRWLFYLCPGSLIAGSAVLLYAFVETRDNYFYIHSIWHMLIAGSVGFLLPPRAKTDHRVPSGARARGCGYQLCINEQEELGLVGPGGATVSSICAS from the exons ATGAACATGCCCCAGTCACTGGGCAACCAGCCACTGCCCCCAGAGCCACCATCCCTTGGAACCCCTGCGGAGGGGCCTGGGACCACATCCCCACCCGAGCACTGCTGGCCAGTGCGCCCGACTCTGCGCAACGAGCTGGACACCTTCTCTGTCCACTTCTACATCTTCTTTGGCCCCAGTGTGGCCCTTCCCCCTGAGCGCCCAGCCGTGTTCGCCATGAGGCTGTTGCCAGTGCTGGACAGTGGAGGCGTCCTCAGCCTGGAGCTCCAGCTCAACGCG AGCTCCGTGCGCCAGGAAAACGTGACGGTGTTTGGATGCTTGACCCACGAGGTGCCCTTGAGCCTGGGGGATGCAGCAGTGACCTGTTCCAAAG aGTCCCTGGCCGGCTTCCTCCTCTCCGTCAGTGCCACTACCAGGGTTGCCAGGCTGCGAATCCCATTCCCGCAGACGGGGACCTGGTTCCTGGCCCTTCGCTCCCTGTGCGGGGTGGGGCCTCG GTTCGTGCGGTGCCGCAACGCGACGGCCGAGGTGCGGATGCGCACCTTCCTGTCCCCATGCGTGGACGACTGCGGGCCCTATGGCCAGTGCAAGCTGCTGCGCACACACAACTATCTGTATGCAGCCTGCGAGTGCAAGGCCG GGTGGAGAGGCTGGGGCTGCACCGACAGTGCAGATGCGCTCACCTATGGATTCCAGCTGCTGTCCACACTCCTGCTCTGCCTGAGCAACCTCATGTTTCTGCCACCTGTGGTCCTGGCCATTCGGAGTCGATATGTGCTGGAAGCTGCTGTCTACACCTTCACCATGTTCTTCTCCACG TTCTATCATGCCTGTGACCAGCCAGGCATCGTGGTTTTCTGCATCATGGACTACGATGTGCTGCAGTTCTGTGATTTCCTGGGCTCCTTAATGTCCGTGTGGGTCACTGTCATTGCCATGGCTCGTTTACAGCCCGTGGTCAAGCAG GTGCTGTATTTGCTGGGAGCTATGCTGCTGTCCATGGCTCTGCAGCTTGACCGACATGGACTCTGGAACCTGCTTGGACCCAGTCTCTTCGCCCTGGGGATCTTGGCCACAGCCTGG ACAGTACGCAGCGTCCGCCGCCGGCACTGCTACCCACCCACGTGGCGCCGCTGGCTTTTCTACTTGTGCCCGGGCAGCCTTATTGCAGGCAGCGCCGTCCTGCTTTATGCTTTTGTGGAGACCCGGGACAACTACTTCTACATTCACAGCATTTGGCATATGCTCATTGCGGGCAGTGTGGGCTTCCTGCTGCCCCCTCGTGCCAAGACTGACCACCGGGTCCCCTCTGGAGCCCGGGCCCGGGGCTGTGGTTACCAGCTATGCATCAAcgagcaggaggagctgggcctcgTGGGCCCAGGAGGGGCCACTGTCAGCAGCATCTGTGCCAGCTGA
- the TMEM8B gene encoding transmembrane protein 8B isoform X2 yields MAQPLSRPLVLSRSPPWPPVPPSPRFPNRPQPLPGSPSRTPFQSLPLAWPPSRPRPSFHPLSQISAQGLSQPHSQCLLKALAQPRPLLQSPSQPLLPSHSLPLFKPQCPAQPNPLSQLLPSSLCLPKSLPLVPPISYTLPLSQPRLKSGFQLPPALLLLLLFSVLGPGAGGLFLTDYSTCSPRKLSPFRSFASTELFHFHVPEDTFLAVWNLIIFKEQGGTFGDHCPDQSVTVYFRSGAPPVINPLHTHFPGDTAVPGVFSLTLSWTLPNRTSGIFNVSSPLPGDWFLAAHLPQAHGHISVKGLQDECQYLLQPQLIVRRLLDVAVLVPGRPSEQTLSPHNRSALYKVFVPSFTYRVSAQLACVGSRGVSACPLSLRLRPKAPPLHNSSSVSCGGASGCQLELALPPWGHWVYVRVETSSRGPGRTIRFQLCVRLQECPQPGLLRALVPGAAMNMPQSLGNQPLPPEPPSLGTPAEGPGTTSPPEHCWPVRPTLRNELDTFSVHFYIFFGPSVALPPERPAVFAMRLLPVLDSGGVLSLELQLNASSVRQENVTVFGCLTHEVPLSLGDAAVTCSKESLAGFLLSVSATTRVARLRIPFPQTGTWFLALRSLCGVGPRFVRCRNATAEVRMRTFLSPCVDDCGPYGQCKLLRTHNYLYAACECKAGWRGWGCTDSADALTYGFQLLSTLLLCLSNLMFLPPVVLAIRSRYVLEAAVYTFTMFFSTFYHACDQPGIVVFCIMDYDVLQFCDFLGSLMSVWVTVIAMARLQPVVKQVLYLLGAMLLSMALQLDRHGLWNLLGPSLFALGILATAWTVRSVRRRHCYPPTWRRWLFYLCPGSLIAGSAVLLYAFVETRDNYFYIHSIWHMLIAGSVGFLLPPRAKTDHRVPSGARARGCGYQLCINEQEELGLVGPGGATVSSICAS; encoded by the exons ATGGCCCAGCCCTTGTCCCGGCCCCTCGTCCTATCCCGATCCCCGCCTTGGCCCCCAGTCCCGCCCTCGCCCCGCTTCCCAAATCGGCCCCAACCCCTGCCTGGGTCTCCATCCAGGACCCCCTTCCAGTCCCTGCCCCTGGCCTGGCCCCCATCCCGGCCTCGGCCCTCGTTCCACCCCCTGTCACAAATCTCAGCCCAGGGCCTGTCCCAACCCCATTCCCAGTGTTTGCTTAAGGCCCTGGCTCAACCCCGTCCCTTGCTGCAGTCCCCATCACAGCCCCTCCTTCCATCCCACTCCCTGCCCTTGTTCAAGCCCCAGTGTCCAGCCCAGCCCAACCCATTATCTCAGCTTTTGCCCTCATCTCTGTGTTTACCCAAGTCTCTCCCGCTAGTCCCCCCCATCTCTTATACTCTGCCCCTCTCCCAGCCTAGACTCAAGTCTGGGTTTCAGCTGCCGCCAGCCCtattgctgctgttgctgttctCTGTCCTTGGCCCGGGGGCTG GAGGCCTTTTCCTGACTGATTACTCCACCTGCTCACCCCGCAAGCTGAGTCCTTTCCGCTCCTTTGCCAGCACCGAGCTCTTCCACTTCCATGTTCCCGAGGACACATTCCTGGCTGTTTGGAACCTCATCATCTTCAAGGAGCAAGGGGGAACCTTTGGGGACCACTGCCCAGACCAAAGTGTGACTGT GTATTTCCGGTCCGGGGCACCCCCTGTCATCAATCCCCTGCATACACACTTCCCAGGGGACACAGCTGTGCCTGGGGTTTTCTCACTGACCCTCAGCTGGACACTGCCCAACCGCACCTCAGGCATCTTTAACGTCAGCAGCCCCTTACCTGGGGACTGGTTCTTGGCTGCCCACCTTCCCCAGGCCCATGGCCACATCTCTGTCAAG GGTCTCCAGGATGAGTGTCAGTACCTCCTTCAGCCCCAGCTGATTGTCCGGCGTTTGCTGGACGTTGCTGTACTGGTTCCTGGCCGGCCCTCAGAGCAAACCCTCTCCCCACACAATCGCTCAGCACTCTACAA GGTCTTTGTGCCCAGCTTCACTTACAGGGTTTCAGCACAGCTGGCGTGTGTGGGGTCCCGCGGGGTATCTGCCTGCCCCCTGTCACTGCGTCTGCGTCCCAAAGCCCCACCCCTGCACAACTCAAGCTCTGTGTCCTGTGGAGGTGCCTCGGGATGCCAGCTGGAGCTGGCACTGCCTCCCTGGGGGCACTGGGTCTACGTGCGTGTGGAAACATCATCCCGGGGCCCTGGTAGGACCATCCGCTTCCAGCTGTGTGTACGGTTGCAAG AGTGCCCACAGCCCGGCCTGCTTCGAGCCCTGGTCCCTGGAGCTGCCATGAACATGCCCCAGTCACTGGGCAACCAGCCACTGCCCCCAGAGCCACCATCCCTTGGAACCCCTGCGGAGGGGCCTGGGACCACATCCCCACCCGAGCACTGCTGGCCAGTGCGCCCGACTCTGCGCAACGAGCTGGACACCTTCTCTGTCCACTTCTACATCTTCTTTGGCCCCAGTGTGGCCCTTCCCCCTGAGCGCCCAGCCGTGTTCGCCATGAGGCTGTTGCCAGTGCTGGACAGTGGAGGCGTCCTCAGCCTGGAGCTCCAGCTCAACGCG AGCTCCGTGCGCCAGGAAAACGTGACGGTGTTTGGATGCTTGACCCACGAGGTGCCCTTGAGCCTGGGGGATGCAGCAGTGACCTGTTCCAAAG aGTCCCTGGCCGGCTTCCTCCTCTCCGTCAGTGCCACTACCAGGGTTGCCAGGCTGCGAATCCCATTCCCGCAGACGGGGACCTGGTTCCTGGCCCTTCGCTCCCTGTGCGGGGTGGGGCCTCG GTTCGTGCGGTGCCGCAACGCGACGGCCGAGGTGCGGATGCGCACCTTCCTGTCCCCATGCGTGGACGACTGCGGGCCCTATGGCCAGTGCAAGCTGCTGCGCACACACAACTATCTGTATGCAGCCTGCGAGTGCAAGGCCG GGTGGAGAGGCTGGGGCTGCACCGACAGTGCAGATGCGCTCACCTATGGATTCCAGCTGCTGTCCACACTCCTGCTCTGCCTGAGCAACCTCATGTTTCTGCCACCTGTGGTCCTGGCCATTCGGAGTCGATATGTGCTGGAAGCTGCTGTCTACACCTTCACCATGTTCTTCTCCACG TTCTATCATGCCTGTGACCAGCCAGGCATCGTGGTTTTCTGCATCATGGACTACGATGTGCTGCAGTTCTGTGATTTCCTGGGCTCCTTAATGTCCGTGTGGGTCACTGTCATTGCCATGGCTCGTTTACAGCCCGTGGTCAAGCAG GTGCTGTATTTGCTGGGAGCTATGCTGCTGTCCATGGCTCTGCAGCTTGACCGACATGGACTCTGGAACCTGCTTGGACCCAGTCTCTTCGCCCTGGGGATCTTGGCCACAGCCTGG ACAGTACGCAGCGTCCGCCGCCGGCACTGCTACCCACCCACGTGGCGCCGCTGGCTTTTCTACTTGTGCCCGGGCAGCCTTATTGCAGGCAGCGCCGTCCTGCTTTATGCTTTTGTGGAGACCCGGGACAACTACTTCTACATTCACAGCATTTGGCATATGCTCATTGCGGGCAGTGTGGGCTTCCTGCTGCCCCCTCGTGCCAAGACTGACCACCGGGTCCCCTCTGGAGCCCGGGCCCGGGGCTGTGGTTACCAGCTATGCATCAAcgagcaggaggagctgggcctcgTGGGCCCAGGAGGGGCCACTGTCAGCAGCATCTGTGCCAGCTGA
- the TMEM8B gene encoding transmembrane protein 8B isoform X3 — protein MAQPLSRPLVLSRSPPWPPVPPSPRFPNRPQPLPGSPSRTPFQSLPLAWPPSRPRPSFHPLSQISAQGLSQPHSQCLLKALAQPRPLLQSPSQPLLPSHSLPLFKPQCPAQPNPLSQLLPSSLCLPKSLPLVPPISYTLPLSQPRLKSGFQLPPALLLLLLFSVLGPGAGGLFLTDYSTCSPRKLSPFRSFASTELFHFHVPEDTFLAVWNLIIFKEQGGTFGDHCPDQSVTVYFRSGAPPVINPLHTHFPGDTAVPGVFSLTLSWTLPNRTSGIFNVSSPLPGDWFLAAHLPQAHGHISVKGLQDECQYLLQPQLIVRRLLDVAVLVPGRPSEQTLSPHNRSALYKVFVPSFTYRVSAQLACVGSRGVSACPLSLRLRPKAPPLHNSSSVSCGGASGCQLELALPPWGHWVYVRVETSSRGPGRTIRFQLCVRLQGQNPCICPSLSGFLCPTECPQPGLLRALVPGAAMNMPQSLGNQPLPPEPPSLGTPAEGPGTTSPPEHCWPVRPTLRNELDTFSVHFYIFFGPSVALPPERPAVFAMRLLPVLDSGGVLSLELQLNASSVRQENVTVFGCLTHEVPLSLGDAAVTCSKESLAGFLLSVSATTRVARLRIPFPQTGTWFLALRSLCGVGPRFVRCRNATAEVRMRTFLSPCVDDCGPYGQCKLLRTHNYLYAACECKAGWRGWGCTDSADALTYGFQLLSTLLLCLSNLMFLPPVVLAIRSRYVLEAAVYTFTMFFSTFYHACDQPGIVVFCIMDYDVLQFCDFLGSLMSVWVTVIAMARLQPVVKQVLYLLGAMLLSMALQLDRHGLWNLLGPSLFALGILATAWTVRSVRRRHCYPPTWRRWLFYLCPGSLIAGSAVLLYAFVETRDNYFYIHSIWHMLIAGSVGFLLPPRAKTDHRVPSGARARGCGYQLCINEQEELGLVGPGGATVSSICAS, from the exons ATGGCCCAGCCCTTGTCCCGGCCCCTCGTCCTATCCCGATCCCCGCCTTGGCCCCCAGTCCCGCCCTCGCCCCGCTTCCCAAATCGGCCCCAACCCCTGCCTGGGTCTCCATCCAGGACCCCCTTCCAGTCCCTGCCCCTGGCCTGGCCCCCATCCCGGCCTCGGCCCTCGTTCCACCCCCTGTCACAAATCTCAGCCCAGGGCCTGTCCCAACCCCATTCCCAGTGTTTGCTTAAGGCCCTGGCTCAACCCCGTCCCTTGCTGCAGTCCCCATCACAGCCCCTCCTTCCATCCCACTCCCTGCCCTTGTTCAAGCCCCAGTGTCCAGCCCAGCCCAACCCATTATCTCAGCTTTTGCCCTCATCTCTGTGTTTACCCAAGTCTCTCCCGCTAGTCCCCCCCATCTCTTATACTCTGCCCCTCTCCCAGCCTAGACTCAAGTCTGGGTTTCAGCTGCCGCCAGCCCtattgctgctgttgctgttctCTGTCCTTGGCCCGGGGGCTG GAGGCCTTTTCCTGACTGATTACTCCACCTGCTCACCCCGCAAGCTGAGTCCTTTCCGCTCCTTTGCCAGCACCGAGCTCTTCCACTTCCATGTTCCCGAGGACACATTCCTGGCTGTTTGGAACCTCATCATCTTCAAGGAGCAAGGGGGAACCTTTGGGGACCACTGCCCAGACCAAAGTGTGACTGT GTATTTCCGGTCCGGGGCACCCCCTGTCATCAATCCCCTGCATACACACTTCCCAGGGGACACAGCTGTGCCTGGGGTTTTCTCACTGACCCTCAGCTGGACACTGCCCAACCGCACCTCAGGCATCTTTAACGTCAGCAGCCCCTTACCTGGGGACTGGTTCTTGGCTGCCCACCTTCCCCAGGCCCATGGCCACATCTCTGTCAAG GGTCTCCAGGATGAGTGTCAGTACCTCCTTCAGCCCCAGCTGATTGTCCGGCGTTTGCTGGACGTTGCTGTACTGGTTCCTGGCCGGCCCTCAGAGCAAACCCTCTCCCCACACAATCGCTCAGCACTCTACAA GGTCTTTGTGCCCAGCTTCACTTACAGGGTTTCAGCACAGCTGGCGTGTGTGGGGTCCCGCGGGGTATCTGCCTGCCCCCTGTCACTGCGTCTGCGTCCCAAAGCCCCACCCCTGCACAACTCAAGCTCTGTGTCCTGTGGAGGTGCCTCGGGATGCCAGCTGGAGCTGGCACTGCCTCCCTGGGGGCACTGGGTCTACGTGCGTGTGGAAACATCATCCCGGGGCCCTGGTAGGACCATCCGCTTCCAGCTGTGTGTACGGTTGCAAGGTCAGAACCCCTGCATTTGCCCTAGTCT CTCTGGTTTCCTCTGCCCCACAGAGTGCCCACAGCCCGGCCTGCTTCGAGCCCTGGTCCCTGGAGCTGCCATGAACATGCCCCAGTCACTGGGCAACCAGCCACTGCCCCCAGAGCCACCATCCCTTGGAACCCCTGCGGAGGGGCCTGGGACCACATCCCCACCCGAGCACTGCTGGCCAGTGCGCCCGACTCTGCGCAACGAGCTGGACACCTTCTCTGTCCACTTCTACATCTTCTTTGGCCCCAGTGTGGCCCTTCCCCCTGAGCGCCCAGCCGTGTTCGCCATGAGGCTGTTGCCAGTGCTGGACAGTGGAGGCGTCCTCAGCCTGGAGCTCCAGCTCAACGCG AGCTCCGTGCGCCAGGAAAACGTGACGGTGTTTGGATGCTTGACCCACGAGGTGCCCTTGAGCCTGGGGGATGCAGCAGTGACCTGTTCCAAAG aGTCCCTGGCCGGCTTCCTCCTCTCCGTCAGTGCCACTACCAGGGTTGCCAGGCTGCGAATCCCATTCCCGCAGACGGGGACCTGGTTCCTGGCCCTTCGCTCCCTGTGCGGGGTGGGGCCTCG GTTCGTGCGGTGCCGCAACGCGACGGCCGAGGTGCGGATGCGCACCTTCCTGTCCCCATGCGTGGACGACTGCGGGCCCTATGGCCAGTGCAAGCTGCTGCGCACACACAACTATCTGTATGCAGCCTGCGAGTGCAAGGCCG GGTGGAGAGGCTGGGGCTGCACCGACAGTGCAGATGCGCTCACCTATGGATTCCAGCTGCTGTCCACACTCCTGCTCTGCCTGAGCAACCTCATGTTTCTGCCACCTGTGGTCCTGGCCATTCGGAGTCGATATGTGCTGGAAGCTGCTGTCTACACCTTCACCATGTTCTTCTCCACG TTCTATCATGCCTGTGACCAGCCAGGCATCGTGGTTTTCTGCATCATGGACTACGATGTGCTGCAGTTCTGTGATTTCCTGGGCTCCTTAATGTCCGTGTGGGTCACTGTCATTGCCATGGCTCGTTTACAGCCCGTGGTCAAGCAG GTGCTGTATTTGCTGGGAGCTATGCTGCTGTCCATGGCTCTGCAGCTTGACCGACATGGACTCTGGAACCTGCTTGGACCCAGTCTCTTCGCCCTGGGGATCTTGGCCACAGCCTGG ACAGTACGCAGCGTCCGCCGCCGGCACTGCTACCCACCCACGTGGCGCCGCTGGCTTTTCTACTTGTGCCCGGGCAGCCTTATTGCAGGCAGCGCCGTCCTGCTTTATGCTTTTGTGGAGACCCGGGACAACTACTTCTACATTCACAGCATTTGGCATATGCTCATTGCGGGCAGTGTGGGCTTCCTGCTGCCCCCTCGTGCCAAGACTGACCACCGGGTCCCCTCTGGAGCCCGGGCCCGGGGCTGTGGTTACCAGCTATGCATCAAcgagcaggaggagctgggcctcgTGGGCCCAGGAGGGGCCACTGTCAGCAGCATCTGTGCCAGCTGA
- the TMEM8B gene encoding transmembrane protein 8B isoform X1 produces the protein MAQPLSRPLVLSRSPPWPPVPPSPRFPNRPQPLPGSPSRTPFQSLPLAWPPSRPRPSFHPLSQISAQGLSQPHSQCLLKALAQPRPLLQSPSQPLLPSHSLPLFKPQCPAQPNPLSQLLPSSLCLPKSLPLVPPISYTLPLSQPRLKSGFQLPPALLLLLLFSVLGPGAGGLFLTDYSTCSPRKLSPFRSFASTELFHFHVPEDTFLAVWNLIIFKEQGGTFGDHCPDQSVTVYFRSGAPPVINPLHTHFPGDTAVPGVFSLTLSWTLPNRTSGIFNVSSPLPGDWFLAAHLPQAHGHISVKGLQDECQYLLQPQLIVRRLLDVAVLVPGRPSEQTLSPHNRSALYKVFVPSFTYRVSAQLACVGSRGVSACPLSLRLRPKAPPLHNSSSVSCGGASGCQLELALPPWGHWVYVRVETSSRGPGRTIRFQLCVRLQECPQPGLLRALVPGAAMNMPQSLGNQPLPPEPPSLGTPAEGPGTTSPPEHCWPVRPTLRNELDTFSVHFYIFFGPSVALPPERPAVFAMRLLPVLDSGGVLSLELQLNASSVRQENVTVFGCLTHEVPLSLGDAAVTCSKESLAGFLLSVSATTRVARLRIPFPQTGTWFLALRSLCGVGPRFVRCRNATAEVRMRTFLSPCVDDCGPYGQCKLLRTHNYLYAACECKAGWRGWGCTDSADALTYGFQLLSTLLLCLSNLMFLPPVVLAIRSRYVLEAAVYTFTMFFSTFYHACDQPGIVVFCIMDYDVLQFCDFLGSLMSVWVTVIAMARLQPVVKQVLYLLGAMLLSMALQLDRHGLWNLLGPSLFALGILATAWYAASAAGTATHPRGAAGFSTCARAALLQAAPSCFMLLWRPGTTTSTFTAFGICSLRAVWASCCPLVPRLTTGSPLEPGPGAVVTSYASTSRRSWASWAQEGPLSAASVPAERGFGPGPGGIWTLPRVLSGGVEPS, from the exons ATGGCCCAGCCCTTGTCCCGGCCCCTCGTCCTATCCCGATCCCCGCCTTGGCCCCCAGTCCCGCCCTCGCCCCGCTTCCCAAATCGGCCCCAACCCCTGCCTGGGTCTCCATCCAGGACCCCCTTCCAGTCCCTGCCCCTGGCCTGGCCCCCATCCCGGCCTCGGCCCTCGTTCCACCCCCTGTCACAAATCTCAGCCCAGGGCCTGTCCCAACCCCATTCCCAGTGTTTGCTTAAGGCCCTGGCTCAACCCCGTCCCTTGCTGCAGTCCCCATCACAGCCCCTCCTTCCATCCCACTCCCTGCCCTTGTTCAAGCCCCAGTGTCCAGCCCAGCCCAACCCATTATCTCAGCTTTTGCCCTCATCTCTGTGTTTACCCAAGTCTCTCCCGCTAGTCCCCCCCATCTCTTATACTCTGCCCCTCTCCCAGCCTAGACTCAAGTCTGGGTTTCAGCTGCCGCCAGCCCtattgctgctgttgctgttctCTGTCCTTGGCCCGGGGGCTG GAGGCCTTTTCCTGACTGATTACTCCACCTGCTCACCCCGCAAGCTGAGTCCTTTCCGCTCCTTTGCCAGCACCGAGCTCTTCCACTTCCATGTTCCCGAGGACACATTCCTGGCTGTTTGGAACCTCATCATCTTCAAGGAGCAAGGGGGAACCTTTGGGGACCACTGCCCAGACCAAAGTGTGACTGT GTATTTCCGGTCCGGGGCACCCCCTGTCATCAATCCCCTGCATACACACTTCCCAGGGGACACAGCTGTGCCTGGGGTTTTCTCACTGACCCTCAGCTGGACACTGCCCAACCGCACCTCAGGCATCTTTAACGTCAGCAGCCCCTTACCTGGGGACTGGTTCTTGGCTGCCCACCTTCCCCAGGCCCATGGCCACATCTCTGTCAAG GGTCTCCAGGATGAGTGTCAGTACCTCCTTCAGCCCCAGCTGATTGTCCGGCGTTTGCTGGACGTTGCTGTACTGGTTCCTGGCCGGCCCTCAGAGCAAACCCTCTCCCCACACAATCGCTCAGCACTCTACAA GGTCTTTGTGCCCAGCTTCACTTACAGGGTTTCAGCACAGCTGGCGTGTGTGGGGTCCCGCGGGGTATCTGCCTGCCCCCTGTCACTGCGTCTGCGTCCCAAAGCCCCACCCCTGCACAACTCAAGCTCTGTGTCCTGTGGAGGTGCCTCGGGATGCCAGCTGGAGCTGGCACTGCCTCCCTGGGGGCACTGGGTCTACGTGCGTGTGGAAACATCATCCCGGGGCCCTGGTAGGACCATCCGCTTCCAGCTGTGTGTACGGTTGCAAG AGTGCCCACAGCCCGGCCTGCTTCGAGCCCTGGTCCCTGGAGCTGCCATGAACATGCCCCAGTCACTGGGCAACCAGCCACTGCCCCCAGAGCCACCATCCCTTGGAACCCCTGCGGAGGGGCCTGGGACCACATCCCCACCCGAGCACTGCTGGCCAGTGCGCCCGACTCTGCGCAACGAGCTGGACACCTTCTCTGTCCACTTCTACATCTTCTTTGGCCCCAGTGTGGCCCTTCCCCCTGAGCGCCCAGCCGTGTTCGCCATGAGGCTGTTGCCAGTGCTGGACAGTGGAGGCGTCCTCAGCCTGGAGCTCCAGCTCAACGCG AGCTCCGTGCGCCAGGAAAACGTGACGGTGTTTGGATGCTTGACCCACGAGGTGCCCTTGAGCCTGGGGGATGCAGCAGTGACCTGTTCCAAAG aGTCCCTGGCCGGCTTCCTCCTCTCCGTCAGTGCCACTACCAGGGTTGCCAGGCTGCGAATCCCATTCCCGCAGACGGGGACCTGGTTCCTGGCCCTTCGCTCCCTGTGCGGGGTGGGGCCTCG GTTCGTGCGGTGCCGCAACGCGACGGCCGAGGTGCGGATGCGCACCTTCCTGTCCCCATGCGTGGACGACTGCGGGCCCTATGGCCAGTGCAAGCTGCTGCGCACACACAACTATCTGTATGCAGCCTGCGAGTGCAAGGCCG GGTGGAGAGGCTGGGGCTGCACCGACAGTGCAGATGCGCTCACCTATGGATTCCAGCTGCTGTCCACACTCCTGCTCTGCCTGAGCAACCTCATGTTTCTGCCACCTGTGGTCCTGGCCATTCGGAGTCGATATGTGCTGGAAGCTGCTGTCTACACCTTCACCATGTTCTTCTCCACG TTCTATCATGCCTGTGACCAGCCAGGCATCGTGGTTTTCTGCATCATGGACTACGATGTGCTGCAGTTCTGTGATTTCCTGGGCTCCTTAATGTCCGTGTGGGTCACTGTCATTGCCATGGCTCGTTTACAGCCCGTGGTCAAGCAG GTGCTGTATTTGCTGGGAGCTATGCTGCTGTCCATGGCTCTGCAGCTTGACCGACATGGACTCTGGAACCTGCTTGGACCCAGTCTCTTCGCCCTGGGGATCTTGGCCACAGCCTGG TACGCAGCGTCCGCCGCCGGCACTGCTACCCACCCACGTGGCGCCGCTGGCTTTTCTACTTGTGCCCGGGCAGCCTTATTGCAGGCAGCGCCGTCCTGCTTTATGCTTTTGTGGAGACCCGGGACAACTACTTCTACATTCACAGCATTTGGCATATGCTCATTGCGGGCAGTGTGGGCTTCCTGCTGCCCCCTCGTGCCAAGACTGACCACCGGGTCCCCTCTGGAGCCCGGGCCCGGGGCTGTGGTTACCAGCTATGCATCAAcgagcaggaggagctgggcctcgTGGGCCCAGGAGGGGCCACTGTCAGCAGCATCTGTGCCAGCTGAGAGGGGCTTTGGGCCTGGCCCTGGGGGGATATGGACGCTTCCTAGAGTTCTTTCTGGGGGCGTGGAGCCCTCTTAG